A window of Rhodococcus sp. SGAir0479 contains these coding sequences:
- a CDS encoding MaoC family dehydratase, whose protein sequence is MTARKIVQRGLWFEEFESGVVYAHRPGRTVTEADNVLFTTLTMNTQALHLDAAFAAETQFGERLVNSMFTLSTLVGLSVAQLTQGTIVANLGFSDVAFPKPLFHGDTLYAETVVTDLRESRSRPGEGIVTFEHTGRNQHGDVVATATRKTLVRKKPT, encoded by the coding sequence GTGACAGCGCGCAAGATCGTCCAGCGGGGGCTGTGGTTCGAGGAGTTCGAGTCGGGCGTCGTGTACGCACACCGTCCCGGGCGGACCGTCACCGAGGCCGACAACGTCCTGTTCACGACGCTCACGATGAACACGCAGGCGCTGCACCTCGACGCCGCCTTCGCCGCCGAGACGCAGTTCGGGGAGCGTTTGGTCAACTCGATGTTCACGCTGTCGACGCTCGTCGGCCTGTCGGTCGCGCAGCTGACCCAGGGCACGATCGTCGCGAACCTGGGGTTCTCGGACGTCGCGTTCCCCAAGCCGCTCTTCCACGGCGACACGCTGTACGCCGAGACCGTCGTCACCGACCTGCGCGAGTCCCGTAGCCGGCCGGGGGAGGGCATCGTGACGTTCGAGCACACCGGCCGCAATCAGCACGGCGACGTCGTCGCCACCGCGACCCGCAAGACACTCGTCCGGAAGAAGCCGACATGA
- a CDS encoding HpcH/HpaI aldolase/citrate lyase family protein — translation MSRPASPENLWAAGAPGPAWLFCPADRPERYAKAAAVADVVILDLEDGVAPADREAARRALVDVPLDPDRTVVRVNAHGTDDHALDCAALDRTPYTAVMLPKCESVDQVLDLAPLSVIALVESPLGALAVGQVATAENTVGVMWGAEDLVAALGGASSRRADGGYRDVARHVRSTALLAAKAHGRFALDSVFLDIADLDGLGAECEDAVAVGFDAKVAIHPSQIDVIRRAYAPTAEQAGWAERVLAAAERERGVFAFEGRMVDAPVLRHAEEIVRRAGLARPEGR, via the coding sequence ATGAGCCGCCCGGCGTCCCCCGAGAACCTCTGGGCCGCAGGTGCTCCCGGACCGGCGTGGTTGTTCTGCCCGGCCGACCGGCCGGAGCGGTACGCCAAGGCCGCGGCCGTCGCCGACGTCGTGATCCTCGACCTCGAGGACGGCGTGGCACCCGCGGATCGGGAGGCCGCACGCCGCGCGCTGGTCGACGTCCCGCTGGACCCGGACCGCACGGTGGTCCGCGTCAACGCCCACGGCACCGACGACCATGCCCTGGACTGTGCCGCACTCGACCGCACCCCGTACACGGCCGTGATGCTCCCCAAGTGCGAATCCGTCGACCAGGTCCTCGATCTCGCGCCGCTGTCGGTGATCGCGCTCGTCGAATCCCCGCTCGGCGCGCTGGCCGTCGGTCAGGTGGCCACGGCCGAGAACACGGTCGGCGTGATGTGGGGCGCCGAGGACCTGGTGGCCGCGCTCGGCGGCGCGTCGAGTCGCCGCGCGGACGGCGGCTACCGCGACGTCGCCCGGCACGTGCGGTCCACCGCGCTGCTGGCCGCCAAGGCGCACGGCAGGTTCGCACTCGACTCGGTGTTCCTGGACATCGCCGACCTCGACGGGCTCGGTGCGGAGTGCGAGGACGCCGTGGCCGTCGGGTTCGACGCCAAGGTCGCGATCCACCCGAGCCAGATCGACGTGATCCGGCGGGCCTACGCGCCCACCGCGGAACAGGCCGGGTGGGCCGAGCGGGTACTCGCGGCGGCGGAGCGGGAACGGGGGGTCTTCGCGTTCGAGGGACGCATGGTGGACGCGCCCGTCCTGCGGCACGCGGAGGAGATCGTGCGACGCGCCGGCCTCGCCCGGCCGGAAGGGAGGTGA
- a CDS encoding carboxyl transferase domain-containing protein, whose amino-acid sequence MHRDQHLALVAELQERLATAARGGSERSRERHVARGKLLPRERVDALLDPGSPFLELAPLAANGMYDDQCPGAGVIGGIGRVSGRECVIVANDATVKGGTYYPMTVKKHLRAQEIALQNHLPCLYLVDSGGAFLPMQDEVFPDREHFGRIFYNQATMSAAGIPQIAAVLGSCTAGGAYVPAMSDEAVIVRNQGTIFLGGPPLVKAATGEVVTAEELGGGDLHSKVSGVTDHLAEDDRDALRIVRNIVSTFGPRAPRPWDVAETVEPVADQHELYDVVPTDPRIPYDVRGVITRMVDAGRVGGADGSSFQEFKAEYGKTLVTGFARIHGHPVGIVANNGVLFAESAMKGAHFIELCDKRSIPLLFLQNITGFMVGREYEAGGIAKHGAKMVTAVACARVPKLTVVIGGSYGAGNYSMCGRAYSPRFLWMWPNARISVMGGEQAASVLGAVGSGNDSGRDPDAIRAQYEAQGNPYYSTARLWDDGVIDPADTRTVVGLALSACANAPLEPVSYGVFRM is encoded by the coding sequence GTGCACCGGGATCAGCACCTCGCGCTCGTGGCCGAATTGCAGGAACGGCTCGCCACCGCGGCACGTGGCGGTAGTGAACGCTCGCGCGAGCGCCACGTCGCGCGGGGCAAGCTCCTGCCCCGCGAGCGCGTCGACGCGCTGCTCGACCCGGGGAGCCCGTTCCTCGAACTCGCGCCGCTCGCCGCGAACGGCATGTACGACGACCAGTGCCCGGGCGCCGGCGTGATCGGCGGCATCGGCCGGGTGTCGGGGCGGGAGTGCGTGATCGTCGCGAACGATGCCACCGTCAAGGGCGGCACGTACTACCCGATGACCGTCAAGAAGCACCTGCGGGCGCAGGAGATCGCGCTCCAGAACCACCTGCCGTGCCTCTACCTCGTGGACTCGGGCGGGGCCTTCCTGCCGATGCAGGACGAGGTGTTCCCGGACCGCGAGCACTTCGGCCGCATCTTCTACAACCAGGCGACCATGAGCGCCGCGGGCATTCCGCAGATCGCCGCGGTCCTGGGCTCGTGTACTGCGGGCGGCGCGTACGTGCCGGCGATGAGTGACGAGGCCGTGATCGTCCGCAACCAGGGCACCATCTTCCTCGGCGGGCCGCCGCTCGTGAAGGCCGCGACCGGCGAGGTCGTCACGGCCGAGGAACTCGGTGGCGGCGACCTGCACTCGAAGGTCTCCGGCGTCACCGACCATCTCGCGGAGGACGACCGCGACGCGCTGCGCATCGTCCGGAACATCGTGTCCACCTTCGGCCCGCGTGCCCCGCGGCCGTGGGACGTGGCCGAGACCGTCGAGCCCGTGGCGGACCAGCACGAGCTGTACGACGTCGTGCCGACCGACCCGCGCATCCCGTACGACGTGCGCGGGGTCATCACCCGCATGGTCGACGCGGGGCGCGTCGGCGGCGCCGACGGTTCGTCCTTCCAGGAGTTCAAGGCCGAGTACGGCAAGACCCTGGTCACCGGCTTCGCCCGCATCCACGGCCACCCGGTCGGCATCGTCGCCAACAACGGCGTCCTGTTCGCCGAGTCGGCGATGAAGGGCGCGCACTTCATCGAGCTGTGCGACAAGCGCAGCATCCCGTTGCTGTTCCTGCAGAACATCACCGGTTTCATGGTGGGCCGTGAGTACGAGGCCGGCGGCATCGCCAAGCACGGCGCCAAGATGGTCACCGCGGTCGCGTGCGCGCGGGTGCCCAAGCTCACCGTCGTCATCGGCGGCTCCTACGGCGCCGGCAACTACTCGATGTGCGGACGGGCGTACTCGCCCCGCTTCCTGTGGATGTGGCCCAACGCGCGGATCTCGGTGATGGGTGGTGAGCAGGCCGCGTCGGTTCTCGGGGCTGTCGGCTCCGGCAATGATTCGGGACGCGACCCCGACGCGATCCGGGCGCAGTACGAGGCGCAGGGAAATCCGTACTACTCGACCGCACGGCTGTGGGACGACGGAGTGATCGACCCGGCCGATACCAGAACGGTTGTGGGACTGGCGCTGTCGGCGTGTGCGAACGCGCCGCTCGAACCGGTCTCCTACGGCGTCTTCCGGATGTGA
- a CDS encoding NDMA-dependent alcohol dehydrogenase, which translates to MKTKAAVLLEAGRPFEIMELDLDGPGPGEVLIKYTAAGLCHSDLHLTDGDLPPRYPIVGGHEGSGIIEEVGPGVTKVKPGDHVVCSFIPNCGTCRYCATGRQNLCDMGATILEGSMPDGSFRFRGDGKEFGAMCMLGTFSERATISQHSVVKVDDWLPLETAVLVGCGVPSGWGTAVYSGGVRAGDIVVIYGIGGLGINAVQGAVQAGARYVVVVDPLAFKRETALKFGATHAFATAEEAAEKVNELSWGQGADQALILVGTVDEEVVAAATAVIGKGGTVVITGLADPTKLTVHVSGADLTLNEKTIKGTLFGSANPQYDIVRLLRMYDQGELKLDELVTTRYSLEDVNQGYEDLRNGKNIRGVIVHGR; encoded by the coding sequence ATGAAGACCAAGGCCGCCGTGCTGCTCGAGGCCGGAAGACCGTTCGAGATCATGGAACTCGACCTCGACGGGCCCGGCCCGGGCGAGGTGCTCATCAAGTACACCGCTGCGGGACTGTGCCATTCGGACCTGCACCTCACCGACGGCGACCTGCCGCCCCGCTATCCCATCGTGGGCGGGCACGAGGGCTCGGGGATCATCGAGGAGGTCGGCCCTGGCGTCACCAAGGTCAAGCCCGGGGACCACGTGGTGTGCAGCTTCATCCCCAATTGCGGAACGTGCCGGTACTGCGCCACCGGGCGGCAGAACCTGTGCGACATGGGCGCGACGATCCTGGAGGGATCGATGCCCGACGGCAGCTTCCGGTTCCGCGGCGACGGCAAGGAGTTCGGCGCCATGTGCATGCTCGGCACGTTCTCCGAGCGGGCGACCATCTCGCAGCACTCGGTCGTCAAGGTGGACGACTGGCTGCCGCTCGAGACCGCGGTCCTCGTCGGCTGCGGCGTCCCGTCGGGGTGGGGGACCGCGGTGTATTCCGGCGGCGTCCGCGCCGGTGACATCGTCGTCATCTACGGCATCGGTGGTCTCGGGATCAACGCCGTACAGGGTGCGGTGCAGGCCGGTGCCAGGTACGTCGTCGTGGTCGACCCCCTCGCGTTCAAGCGTGAGACGGCTCTCAAGTTCGGGGCCACCCACGCCTTCGCGACAGCGGAGGAGGCCGCAGAGAAGGTGAACGAGCTCAGCTGGGGGCAGGGCGCCGACCAGGCTCTGATCCTGGTCGGCACGGTCGACGAGGAGGTGGTCGCGGCGGCGACGGCCGTCATCGGTAAGGGCGGTACCGTCGTCATCACCGGCCTCGCCGATCCGACGAAGCTGACCGTGCACGTCTCGGGCGCCGATCTGACGCTCAACGAGAAGACGATCAAGGGGACGCTGTTCGGCTCGGCCAACCCGCAGTACGACATCGTCCGCCTGCTGCGTATGTACGACCAGGGTGAGTTGAAGCTCGACGAACTGGTCACGACCCGGTATTCGCTCGAGGACGTCAACCAGGGGTACGAGGACTTGCGCAACGGCAAGAACATCCGCGGAGTCATCGTCCACGGGCGGTGA
- a CDS encoding SACE_7040 family transcriptional regulator, with product MTDVDARQGEQRVDTRPENRRSRAKADRRRELLRAAARLIAERGFPGVRLEDLGAAVGISGPAVYRHFPNKDALLVELLTDISERLLAGGEDVVRRIPDPAAALEALVEFHLDFALGEPDLIRVQDRDLHSLPDDARHRVRQMQRRYVELWVGVLCRMDPGLDASRARIAAHATFGLINSTPYSAASSSAEGRADEDPTRAVLRRMALAALPPGTIG from the coding sequence ATGACCGATGTCGATGCCCGACAGGGCGAACAGCGAGTCGACACCCGCCCCGAGAACCGCCGGAGCCGAGCGAAGGCCGACCGCCGGCGGGAACTGCTGCGCGCAGCCGCGCGTCTCATCGCCGAGCGCGGGTTCCCCGGAGTGCGGCTCGAGGACCTCGGGGCCGCGGTCGGAATCAGCGGTCCCGCGGTCTACCGGCACTTTCCCAACAAGGACGCCCTGCTGGTGGAACTGCTCACCGACATCAGCGAGCGACTGCTCGCCGGCGGCGAGGACGTGGTGCGGCGGATCCCCGATCCCGCCGCGGCCCTCGAGGCGCTGGTCGAGTTCCACCTGGACTTCGCGTTGGGCGAACCGGACCTCATCCGCGTGCAGGACCGCGATCTGCATTCGCTGCCCGACGACGCCCGACACCGTGTCCGGCAGATGCAGCGCCGCTACGTGGAACTGTGGGTGGGCGTGCTCTGCCGGATGGATCCCGGACTGGACGCGTCCCGCGCCCGGATCGCCGCGCACGCGACGTTCGGCCTCATCAACTCGACTCCGTACAGCGCGGCATCCTCGTCCGCCGAGGGGAGAGCGGACGAGGATCCGACCCGCGCGGTGCTGCGACGGATGGCTCTGGCCGCGCTGCCGCCGGGCACGATCGGGTGA
- a CDS encoding GlsB/YeaQ/YmgE family stress response membrane protein codes for MGEIIGTIIFGAVIGVLARLVVPGKQAMGWIITVVIGIVGALIGYWIWGLISDKGDTPGIDWWRWIISIVVAAVLTLAYTSLTGRRT; via the coding sequence ATGGGCGAGATCATCGGCACGATCATCTTCGGCGCCGTCATCGGCGTGCTGGCGCGCCTGGTGGTACCCGGCAAGCAGGCGATGGGCTGGATCATCACCGTCGTCATCGGCATCGTCGGCGCCCTGATCGGCTACTGGATATGGGGTCTGATCAGCGACAAGGGCGACACGCCCGGGATCGACTGGTGGCGGTGGATCATCAGCATCGTGGTGGCCGCGGTGCTGACGCTGGCCTACACGTCGCTCACCGGTCGCCGAACCTGA
- a CDS encoding aldehyde dehydrogenase family protein: MTVVAEQSVSPRVREFLAGTKQLYIGGEFVDAASGRTFVTHDPATGERLADVAHGEAADVDRAVRAARRAFDEGPWASMKPNERERLIWRVGDLLSERAAEFGQLEALDNGKSAAIASAVDTAWAADVFRYYAGWATKIEGSTVNVSMPFVPGGEFHAYTLREPVGVCGLIVPWNFPLLMASWKLAPALAAGNTVILKPAEQTPLTALMLAEVFEEAGFPPGVVNVVPGFGDAGAALSAHDDVDKIAFTGSTEVGKKIVDAAKGNLKKVTLELGGKSPNIVFADADFDAAVLGSLNAWLFNHGQCCVAGTRLYVENSIFERFTDAVAEAASNVKIGPGLDPATELGPLVSQEQLDRVTGYLRDGLADGARALTGGKRWGETGYFVEPTVLVDVQPEFSVVREEIFGPVVAAMPFDADDGIVTAANDSIYGLAAGIWTRDISKAHRTARRLKAGSVWINQYNGFDTAMPFGGYKQSGWGRELGASAIDLYTQTKAVNVAL, encoded by the coding sequence ATGACTGTCGTTGCCGAGCAGTCCGTTTCACCGCGAGTGCGCGAGTTCCTCGCCGGCACCAAGCAGCTGTACATCGGCGGTGAGTTCGTCGACGCCGCGTCCGGTCGCACGTTCGTCACGCACGATCCGGCCACCGGCGAGCGGCTCGCCGACGTCGCGCACGGGGAGGCCGCCGATGTCGACCGCGCCGTGCGGGCCGCCCGCCGCGCGTTCGACGAGGGGCCGTGGGCGTCGATGAAGCCCAACGAGCGCGAGCGGCTCATCTGGCGGGTCGGCGATCTGCTGAGCGAGCGCGCGGCCGAGTTCGGTCAGCTCGAGGCGCTCGACAACGGCAAGTCCGCCGCGATCGCCTCGGCTGTCGACACGGCGTGGGCCGCCGACGTCTTCCGCTACTACGCGGGCTGGGCCACGAAGATCGAGGGCAGCACCGTCAACGTGTCGATGCCATTCGTGCCGGGCGGTGAGTTCCACGCCTACACCCTTCGCGAACCGGTGGGAGTGTGTGGGCTGATCGTGCCGTGGAACTTCCCGCTGTTGATGGCGTCGTGGAAGCTCGCCCCCGCGTTGGCGGCCGGCAACACGGTGATCCTCAAGCCGGCCGAGCAGACGCCGCTCACCGCACTGATGCTCGCCGAGGTGTTCGAGGAGGCCGGCTTCCCGCCCGGTGTCGTCAACGTCGTGCCGGGCTTCGGCGACGCCGGCGCCGCCCTCTCGGCGCACGACGACGTCGACAAGATCGCCTTCACCGGGTCCACCGAGGTGGGCAAGAAGATCGTCGACGCGGCCAAGGGCAACCTCAAGAAGGTCACGCTCGAGCTCGGCGGCAAGAGCCCCAACATCGTGTTCGCGGACGCCGATTTCGATGCGGCGGTGCTGGGTTCGCTCAACGCCTGGCTGTTCAACCACGGGCAGTGCTGCGTCGCCGGCACGCGCCTGTACGTCGAGAACAGCATCTTCGAGCGGTTCACCGACGCCGTGGCGGAGGCCGCGAGCAACGTCAAGATCGGCCCGGGGCTCGACCCCGCGACGGAGCTCGGTCCCCTCGTGTCGCAGGAACAGCTCGACCGGGTGACCGGCTACCTGCGCGACGGGCTCGCCGACGGCGCGCGGGCACTCACGGGTGGCAAGCGCTGGGGCGAGACCGGCTATTTCGTCGAACCGACCGTCCTGGTGGACGTGCAGCCGGAGTTCAGCGTCGTCCGGGAGGAGATCTTCGGCCCGGTCGTCGCCGCGATGCCGTTCGACGCCGACGACGGCATCGTCACCGCCGCCAACGACTCGATCTACGGGCTCGCCGCAGGGATCTGGACCCGCGACATCTCGAAGGCGCACCGTACCGCCCGCCGGCTGAAAGCCGGTTCGGTGTGGATCAACCAGTACAACGGCTTCGACACCGCCATGCCGTTCGGTGGCTACAAGCAGTCGGGCTGGGGCCGCGAACTCGGTGCCTCCGCCATCGACCTCTACACCCAGACCAAGGCCGTCAACGTCGCGCTCTGA
- a CDS encoding acyl-CoA dehydrogenase family protein produces MTDYLSTGSLPDEYQQLAKTVRDFAQNVVAPVSAEHDANHTFPYAVVDGMADMGLFGLPFPEEYGGMGGDYFALCLALEELGKVDQSVAITLEAGVSLGAMPVYRFGNEEQKQEWLPQLTSGKALAAFGLTEPGAGSDAGGTRTTAKLEGEQWIINGNKQFITNSGTDITKLVTVTAVTGTKENGRTARDGRSAGSAPEISTILVPTSTPGFTAEPAYDKVGWNASDTHPLTFQDVRVPEENLLGERGRGYANFLRILDEGRIAIAALSVGAAQGCVDESVRYAKEREAFGRPIGANQAIEFKIARMEARAHTARTAYYDAAALMLSGKPFKKQASIAKLVASEAAMDNARDATQIFGGYGFMNEYPVARHYRDSKILEIGEGTTEVQLMLIARELGV; encoded by the coding sequence ATGACCGATTACCTGTCCACCGGATCGCTGCCCGACGAGTATCAGCAGCTCGCGAAGACCGTTCGGGACTTCGCGCAAAATGTCGTGGCCCCGGTGTCCGCGGAGCACGACGCGAACCACACGTTTCCGTACGCGGTGGTCGACGGCATGGCCGACATGGGCCTGTTCGGTCTGCCGTTCCCCGAGGAGTACGGCGGCATGGGCGGCGACTACTTCGCGTTGTGCCTGGCGCTCGAGGAACTCGGCAAGGTCGACCAGTCCGTCGCGATCACCCTCGAGGCCGGTGTCTCGCTCGGCGCGATGCCGGTCTACCGCTTCGGCAACGAGGAACAGAAGCAGGAGTGGCTGCCGCAGCTCACCAGCGGCAAGGCGCTGGCTGCGTTCGGTCTCACCGAGCCCGGCGCCGGCAGTGACGCGGGCGGCACCCGCACCACTGCGAAACTGGAGGGCGAGCAGTGGATCATCAACGGCAACAAGCAGTTCATCACCAACTCCGGCACCGACATCACCAAGCTCGTCACCGTCACCGCGGTCACCGGAACCAAGGAGAACGGCCGCACTGCGCGGGATGGTCGCTCCGCGGGCTCCGCTCCGGAGATCTCGACCATTCTGGTCCCGACCTCCACACCCGGCTTCACCGCCGAACCGGCGTACGACAAGGTCGGCTGGAACGCCTCCGACACCCATCCGCTGACGTTCCAGGACGTGCGCGTCCCCGAGGAGAACCTCCTCGGCGAGCGCGGCCGCGGTTACGCGAACTTCCTGCGCATCCTCGACGAGGGGCGCATCGCGATCGCGGCCCTGTCGGTCGGCGCCGCGCAGGGCTGCGTCGACGAGTCCGTCCGGTACGCGAAGGAGCGGGAGGCGTTCGGACGGCCGATCGGCGCCAACCAGGCCATCGAGTTCAAGATCGCCCGGATGGAGGCGCGGGCCCACACCGCGCGCACCGCGTACTACGACGCGGCCGCACTCATGTTGTCGGGCAAGCCGTTCAAGAAGCAGGCGTCCATCGCGAAACTCGTCGCGAGCGAGGCCGCGATGGACAATGCCCGCGATGCCACCCAGATCTTCGGCGGATACGGTTTCATGAACGAGTACCCGGTGGCGCGGCACTACCGCGACAGCAAGATCCTCGAGATCGGCGAGGGCACCACCGAGGTCCAGTTGATGCTCATCGCACGGGAACTGGGGGTCTGA
- a CDS encoding acetyl/propionyl/methylcrotonyl-CoA carboxylase subunit alpha, translating into MTTQFDTAGTFDTVLVANRGEIAVRVIRTLRRMGIRSVAVYSEADAGARHVREADTSVLIGPAAARESYLDIDRVLDAAKRTGAQAIHPGYGFLSENTAFAAACEAAGIVFLGPSARAIEVMGDKITAKNAVAAFDVPVVPGIAKPGLSDAELVAAADDIGYPVLVKPSAGGGGKGMRLVEDAADLPAALVSARREATSAFGDDTLFLERFVLRPRHIEVQVVADRHGNVVHLGERECSLQRRHQKVIEEAPSPLLDAETRARIGAAACDTARSVDYTGAGTVEFIVSADRPDEFFFMEMNTRLQVEHPVTEMVTGLDLVEWQVRVAAGEPLGFTQDDVELTGHAIEARVYAEDPARGFLPTGGTVLGLTEPTGVGVRVDSGLHDGTVVGSDYDPMLAKVIAHGDDRGEALRRLDRALAETAIPGVVTNVDFLRFLLADPDVVAGDLDTGLLDRRLGDFRPPAADDDVLVAAAAYHWLARWAAGSGPGADPWDAPTGWRVGGTRPISYRLRAGDRTEHVLITGHPAAATAQIEGGESRTLTARSDGDELTVVIDGYGLGYRVADGGGSLWLSGGRGGTWTVSQLREASVRGADAHAGEAELTSPMPGTVIAVAAASGDTVAAGTAVVVVEAMKMEHTLSAPIGGIVEVLVAVGDQVKVDQPLARVDPAAESQRSPEPAMEDAAS; encoded by the coding sequence ATGACTACACAATTCGACACCGCCGGTACGTTCGACACCGTCCTCGTCGCCAATCGCGGCGAGATCGCGGTCCGCGTGATCCGCACCCTCCGTCGCATGGGGATCCGCTCGGTAGCGGTCTACAGCGAGGCGGACGCGGGGGCCCGGCACGTCCGCGAGGCCGACACGTCGGTCCTGATCGGGCCGGCCGCCGCGCGCGAGAGCTACCTCGACATCGACCGGGTGCTGGACGCCGCGAAGCGCACCGGTGCGCAAGCGATCCACCCCGGCTACGGGTTCCTCTCCGAGAACACCGCCTTCGCGGCGGCGTGCGAGGCCGCGGGGATCGTGTTCCTCGGCCCCTCGGCGCGGGCCATCGAGGTGATGGGCGACAAGATCACCGCCAAGAACGCGGTGGCGGCGTTCGACGTGCCGGTGGTGCCGGGCATCGCGAAGCCCGGTCTGTCGGACGCCGAGCTGGTCGCGGCCGCCGACGACATCGGCTACCCGGTGTTGGTCAAACCGTCGGCCGGCGGCGGCGGCAAGGGGATGCGTCTGGTCGAGGACGCCGCGGACCTGCCGGCCGCATTGGTCAGCGCGCGCCGGGAGGCGACTTCGGCGTTCGGCGACGACACGCTGTTCCTGGAGCGGTTCGTGTTGCGGCCCCGGCACATCGAGGTGCAGGTCGTTGCGGACCGCCACGGCAACGTCGTGCACCTCGGCGAGCGTGAGTGCAGCCTGCAGCGGCGGCACCAGAAGGTGATCGAGGAGGCGCCGTCGCCGTTGCTCGACGCCGAGACCCGTGCCCGGATAGGTGCCGCCGCGTGCGACACCGCCCGCAGCGTCGACTACACCGGCGCCGGGACGGTGGAGTTCATCGTGTCCGCCGACCGGCCCGACGAGTTCTTCTTCATGGAGATGAACACCCGCCTGCAGGTGGAACACCCGGTGACGGAGATGGTCACCGGACTCGACCTCGTCGAGTGGCAGGTGCGCGTCGCGGCGGGGGAGCCGCTCGGTTTCACGCAGGACGACGTCGAGCTCACCGGCCATGCGATCGAGGCCCGCGTGTACGCCGAGGATCCGGCTCGCGGCTTCCTGCCCACCGGCGGCACGGTACTGGGACTGACCGAACCGACCGGGGTGGGGGTGCGGGTCGATTCCGGCCTCCACGACGGCACCGTCGTCGGCAGTGACTACGACCCCATGCTTGCCAAGGTGATCGCCCACGGGGACGACCGCGGCGAAGCGCTCCGCCGCCTCGATCGGGCGCTCGCCGAGACCGCGATACCCGGCGTCGTCACCAACGTCGACTTCCTGCGATTCCTGCTGGCCGACCCGGATGTCGTCGCCGGCGACCTCGACACCGGTCTGCTCGATCGCCGGCTTGGTGACTTCCGCCCGCCGGCCGCCGACGACGACGTGCTCGTCGCCGCGGCCGCGTACCACTGGCTCGCCCGGTGGGCGGCGGGGTCCGGGCCCGGCGCCGATCCGTGGGACGCACCCACCGGTTGGCGCGTCGGGGGCACGCGGCCGATCTCGTACCGGCTGCGTGCGGGTGACCGGACGGAGCACGTGCTGATCACCGGTCATCCGGCCGCCGCGACGGCGCAGATCGAGGGCGGTGAGAGCCGAACGCTCACAGCGCGTTCGGACGGTGACGAGCTGACGGTCGTGATCGACGGCTACGGTCTCGGCTACCGGGTCGCTGACGGCGGCGGGTCTCTGTGGCTCTCCGGTGGCCGCGGCGGCACGTGGACCGTCTCGCAGTTGCGCGAGGCGAGTGTGCGCGGCGCCGACGCGCACGCCGGCGAGGCCGAACTGACCAGCCCCATGCCCGGCACCGTCATCGCGGTGGCCGCGGCGTCCGGTGACACCGTCGCCGCCGGAACCGCCGTCGTGGTCGTCGAGGCCATGAAGATGGAACACACCCTGTCCGCGCCGATCGGCGGCATCGTCGAGGTTCTCGTCGCCGTCGGCGACCAGGTCAAGGTCGACCAACCGCTCGCGCGGGTCGACCCCGCCGCCGAATCGCAACGCTCACCCGAACCCGCAATGGAGGATGCCGCGTCATGA